A single region of the Dunckerocampus dactyliophorus isolate RoL2022-P2 chromosome 3, RoL_Ddac_1.1, whole genome shotgun sequence genome encodes:
- the dhodh gene encoding dihydroorotate dehydrogenase (quinone), mitochondrial isoform X1 encodes MAAHFKKQLKEAVKVIGSGSLLFASYLTTVGDERFYANQLMPLLQRAVGAETAHLLAVKMISLGLVPLNRYQDPKSLEVNVLGLKFKNPVGIAAGFDKHGEAVDGLYKVGFGFVEVGTITPKPQEGNPKPRVFRLAADHAIINRYGFNSCGLLEAQRRLKVREAAQQEQTKAGLPLGINLGKNKQSQDAKSDYSEGMRVLGPLADYLVVNVSSPNTPGLRSLQGKAELYQLLRTVLKERDGLQGEHKPPVLVKIAPDLTAQDKKDIADVVIELGVDGLMVSNTTVCRPEMLQDPHRCEAGGLSGHPLKDIATNAVREMYSLTKGKVAIIGIGGVASGQDAMEKIRAGASLVQIYTAFAYQGPPVVTKIKRELEHLLKEQGFRSVSEAIGADHRGAHTTAN; translated from the exons ATGGCGGCACATTTCAAG AAGCAGCTAAAAGAGGCGGTGAAGGTCATCGGCTCAGGCAGCCTCCTCTTTGCCTCGTACCTCACAACGGTGGGAGATGAACGTTTCTATGCCAACCAGCTGATGCCCCTGCTACAAAGGGCTGTGGGGGCCGAGACAGCCCACTTGTTAGCGGTGAAAATGATCAGTCTGGGTTTGGTTCCTCTCAACCGCTACCAGGACCCCAAGTCACTG GAGGTAAACGTCTTGGGCCTAAAGTTCAAAAACCCTGTTGGGATTGCGGCAGGCTTTGATAAGCATGGAGAGGCAGTGGATGGTTTGTACAAGGTGGGCTTTGGCTTTGTCGAAGTTGGAACCATCACGCCAAAACCACAAGAGGGGAATCCCAAACCGCGTGTGTTTCGACTGGCAGCAGACCATGCCATCATCAACAG ATATGGCTTCAACAGCTGTGGTCTACTCGAAGCACAGCGACGGCTGAAGGTGCGGGAGGCAGCTCAGCAGGAGCAAACGaaag CTGGCCTTCCCCTGGGCATCAACCTGGGGAAGAACAAGCAGTCCCAGGATGCAAAGTCGGATTATTCTGAAGGGATGAGAGTGCTGGGCCCACTGGCTGACTACCTGGTGGTAAATGTCAGCAGTCCCAATACACCAGGTCTCCGCAGCTTACAAGGCAAAGCTGAGCTCTACCAGCTCCTGCGTACg GTGTTGAAGGAGCGGGATGGACTGCAGGGGGAACACAAGCCTCCTGTCCTGGTCAAAATCGCTCCTGACCTCACTGCCCAGGACAAAAAGGACATTGCTGATGttgttattgag CTTGGAGTGGATGGCTTAATGGTGTCCAACACCACTGTGTGCCGGCCAGAAATGCTACAAGATCCTCATAGGTGTGAGGCTGGAGGACTTAGTGGGCATCCTCTCAAAGATATCGCCACAAATGCAGTCAGAGAAATGTACAGCCTCACCAAAG GTAAAGTAGCAATTATTGGAATTGGCGGTGTGGCCAGTGGACAGGATGCAATGGAAAAAATCCGTGCTGGTGCATCACTAGTTCAGATTTATACAGCTTTTGCATACCAGGGTCCACCTGTCGTCACCAAGATAAAGCGGGAATTGGAACACCTTCTGAA AGAACAAGGATTTAGGAGTGTTTCTGAGGCCATTGGAGCAGATCACAGAGGAGCACATACGACCGCTAACTAG
- the dhodh gene encoding dihydroorotate dehydrogenase (quinone), mitochondrial isoform X2 has translation MAAHFKQLKEAVKVIGSGSLLFASYLTTVGDERFYANQLMPLLQRAVGAETAHLLAVKMISLGLVPLNRYQDPKSLEVNVLGLKFKNPVGIAAGFDKHGEAVDGLYKVGFGFVEVGTITPKPQEGNPKPRVFRLAADHAIINRYGFNSCGLLEAQRRLKVREAAQQEQTKAGLPLGINLGKNKQSQDAKSDYSEGMRVLGPLADYLVVNVSSPNTPGLRSLQGKAELYQLLRTVLKERDGLQGEHKPPVLVKIAPDLTAQDKKDIADVVIELGVDGLMVSNTTVCRPEMLQDPHRCEAGGLSGHPLKDIATNAVREMYSLTKGKVAIIGIGGVASGQDAMEKIRAGASLVQIYTAFAYQGPPVVTKIKRELEHLLKEQGFRSVSEAIGADHRGAHTTAN, from the exons ATGGCGGCACATTTCAAG CAGCTAAAAGAGGCGGTGAAGGTCATCGGCTCAGGCAGCCTCCTCTTTGCCTCGTACCTCACAACGGTGGGAGATGAACGTTTCTATGCCAACCAGCTGATGCCCCTGCTACAAAGGGCTGTGGGGGCCGAGACAGCCCACTTGTTAGCGGTGAAAATGATCAGTCTGGGTTTGGTTCCTCTCAACCGCTACCAGGACCCCAAGTCACTG GAGGTAAACGTCTTGGGCCTAAAGTTCAAAAACCCTGTTGGGATTGCGGCAGGCTTTGATAAGCATGGAGAGGCAGTGGATGGTTTGTACAAGGTGGGCTTTGGCTTTGTCGAAGTTGGAACCATCACGCCAAAACCACAAGAGGGGAATCCCAAACCGCGTGTGTTTCGACTGGCAGCAGACCATGCCATCATCAACAG ATATGGCTTCAACAGCTGTGGTCTACTCGAAGCACAGCGACGGCTGAAGGTGCGGGAGGCAGCTCAGCAGGAGCAAACGaaag CTGGCCTTCCCCTGGGCATCAACCTGGGGAAGAACAAGCAGTCCCAGGATGCAAAGTCGGATTATTCTGAAGGGATGAGAGTGCTGGGCCCACTGGCTGACTACCTGGTGGTAAATGTCAGCAGTCCCAATACACCAGGTCTCCGCAGCTTACAAGGCAAAGCTGAGCTCTACCAGCTCCTGCGTACg GTGTTGAAGGAGCGGGATGGACTGCAGGGGGAACACAAGCCTCCTGTCCTGGTCAAAATCGCTCCTGACCTCACTGCCCAGGACAAAAAGGACATTGCTGATGttgttattgag CTTGGAGTGGATGGCTTAATGGTGTCCAACACCACTGTGTGCCGGCCAGAAATGCTACAAGATCCTCATAGGTGTGAGGCTGGAGGACTTAGTGGGCATCCTCTCAAAGATATCGCCACAAATGCAGTCAGAGAAATGTACAGCCTCACCAAAG GTAAAGTAGCAATTATTGGAATTGGCGGTGTGGCCAGTGGACAGGATGCAATGGAAAAAATCCGTGCTGGTGCATCACTAGTTCAGATTTATACAGCTTTTGCATACCAGGGTCCACCTGTCGTCACCAAGATAAAGCGGGAATTGGAACACCTTCTGAA AGAACAAGGATTTAGGAGTGTTTCTGAGGCCATTGGAGCAGATCACAGAGGAGCACATACGACCGCTAACTAG